A window of the Chionomys nivalis chromosome 25, mChiNiv1.1, whole genome shotgun sequence genome harbors these coding sequences:
- the Timeless gene encoding protein timeless homolog isoform X4, producing MDDLLLFLSSSSAEQQWSLHVLEIVSLMFRDQIPEQLAGVGQGRLAQERSTDVAELEVLRQREMAEKRTRALQRSNRHSRFGGSYIVKGLKSIGERDVVFHKGLHNLQNYSSDLGKQPRRVPKRRQAAQELSVHRRSALNVRLFLRDFCSEFLENCYNPLMGAVKDHLLRERAQQHDETYYMWALAFFMAFNRTASFRPGFVSETLSVRTFHFVEQNLTNYYEMMLTDRKDAASWARRMHLALKAYQELLATVNEMDMSPDEAVRESSRIIKNNIFYMMEYRELFLALFRKFDERYHPRSFLRDLVETTHLFLKMLERFCRHRGNLMVQNKRKKRKKKKKVQDQGVASGNVSAGPGELEAMWPALEEQLLRCAQDPELSVDSVVPFDAASEVPVEEQRVDAMVRIQDCLLAGQAPQALALLRSAREVWPEGSVFGSPLISPGEEMQLLRQILTAPLPRQQEPIEGDAEEEEEEEEEEELQVVQVSEKEFNFLDYLKRFACSAIVRAYVLLLRSYRQNSAHTNHCVAKMLHRLAHDLGMEALLFQLSLFCLFNRLLSDPAAGAYKELVTFAKYILGKFFAMAAVNQKAFVELLFWKNTAVVREMTQGYSSLDSGQRAAAWGAEEEAQLQELYLAHKDVEGQDVVETILAHLKTRTRKQVTHHLVRMGLANSVKDFQRKGTRIVLWTEEQELELQRLFEEFRDSDDVLGHIMKNITAKRSRARIVDKLLAMGLVSERRQLYKKRRKKLEPSSMSNGDESLKDSWQEDPEEEEEHSLEEESEEDEEKEEGLEAEAVQGSSFSSAEDLGQSLCREGLSAPLLWLQNCLTRAAEDREEAGCSQGVPLVPLTEENEEAMENAQFQHLLRKLGMRPPISGQETFWRIPAKLSSTQLRRMAASLNQQEKEEREEEQELHPGVPGEQSPSEHRAKALRVLLSARKKKAGLVSPEVLCLTATSEEETPGEEERKIVPRKRELLDSDEDDEGQGPAAKLGTPVIHKKKRFQIEDDDED from the exons ATGGATGACTTGCTCCTCTTCCTGTCCAGCTCCTCTGCTGAGCAGCAGTGGAGTCTGCATGTGCTGGAGATTGTTTCCCTCATGTTCCGGGACCAG ATCCCTGAACAGCTAGCGGGAGTAGGGCAGGGACGCTTGGCTCAGGAGCGAAGCACAGATGTGGCGGAACTGGAGGTGCTGCGCCAGCGGGAGATGGCGGAGAAGAGAACTCGAGCCCTCCAGCGAAGCAACAG GCACTCTCGATTTGGGGGCTCCTACATTGTCAAGGGGCTGAAGTCCATTGGGGAGAGGGACGTCGTCTTTCACAAAGGCCTTCACAAT ctccaaaactacagttCAGATCTGGGGAAGCAGCCCCGGAGGGTGCCGAAGCGTcgccaggcggcccaggagctgtCTGTTCATCGCCGCTCTGCCCTCAACGTGAGACTCTTCCTCAGGGACTTCTGCTCTGAGTTCCTGGAGAACTGTTACAACCCACTCATGGGTGCGGTCAAG GATCACCTGCTTCGGGAACGAGCCCAGCAGCACGATGAGACCTACTACATGTGGGCTTTAGCGTTCTTTATGGCCTTCAACCGAACTGCCTCCTTCCGCCCTGGCTTTGTCTCCGAGACCCTCAGTGTCCGTACCTTCCACTTCGTGGAGCAGAACCTCACCAACTACTACGAGATGATGCTGACTGACCGCAAGGATGCCGCGTCCTGGGCACGCCG GATGCATCTGGCTCTAAAGGCCTATCAGGAGCTGCTGGCCACAGTGAATGAGATGGACATGTCCCCAGACGAGGCTGTGAGAGAGAGCAGCCGCATCATCAAAA ACAACATCTTCTATATGATGGAGTATCGAGAGCTCTTTCTGGCGCTCTTCCGGAAATTCGATGAGAGGTACCACCCACGCTCATTCCTTCGTGACCTGGTGGAAACCACACACCTCTTCCTCAAGATGTTGGAGCGCTTCTGTCGGCACCGTGGGAACCTGATGGTGCAG aacaaaaggaaaaagagaaaaaagaaaaagaaggttcaAGACCAAGGCGTTGCTTCTGGTAATGTCTCAGCTGGTCCTGGGGAGCTGGAGGCCATGTGGCCagccctggaagagcagctgctTCGGTGTGCCCAG GATCCTGAGCTCAGTGTCGACTCCGTTGTTCCCTTTGATGCGGCCTCAGAGGTTCCAGTGGAAGAGCAGCGGGTCGATGCCATGGTGAGGATCCAAGACTGCCTTCTGGCTGGCCAGGCCCCACAAGCCCTGGCCCTCCTGCGGTCTGCCCG GGAGGTGTGGCCTGAAGGAAGCGTGTTTGGCTCGCCACTCATTTCCCCAGGGGAAGAAATGCAGTTGCTGAGACAAATCCTGACTGCGCCCCTTCCGA GGCAGCAGGAGCCGATAGAAGGAgatgcagaggaggaagaggaggaggaggaggaagaggagttgcAGGTGGTCCAGGTGTCGGAGAAAGAGTTTAACTTTCTGGACTACCTGAAACG CTTTGCATGCTCAGCCATTGTGCGAGCCTACGTGCTTCTGCTGCGGAGCTACCGGCAGAACAGCGCTCACACCAACCACTGTGTCGCCAAGATGCTGCACCGGCTGGCCCATGACCTGGGGATGGAAGCCCTGCTTTTCCAGCTCTCGTTGTTCTGCCTTTTTAACCGGCTGCTGAGTGACCCGGCTGCTGGAGCCTACAAA GAGCTGGTGACTTTTGCCAAATACATCCTTGGCAAGTTCTTCGCAATGGCTGCAGTCAACCAAAAGGCTTTTGTGGAGCTGCTGTTCTGGAAGAACACTGCGGTGGTtcgagagatgactcagggataTAGCTCCCTGGACAGTGG CCAAAGAGCCGCTGCGTGGGGCGCTGAGGAAGAGGCCCAGCTTCAGGAACTGTACCTCGCCCATAAGGATGTGGAAG GCCAAGATGTGGTGGAAACCATCCTCGCGCATCTGAAAACTCGAACACGCAAGCAGGTCACCCACCATCTGGTGCGGATGGGCCTGGCCAACAGTGTCAAGGACTTCCaaag GAAGGGAACCCGGATTGTCTTGTGGACAGAGGAACAGGAGCTGGAACTGCAGCGGCTCTTCGAGGAGTTCCGGGATTCTGACG ATGTTCTTGGTCATATCATGAAAAACATCACAGCCAAACGTTCTCGGGCTCGAATAGTGGATAAACTGCTGGCCATGGGGTTAGTGTCTGAGCGGCGGCAACTATACAAGAAACGAAGAAAGAAGTTGGAGCCCTCTTCCATG TCAAATGGAGATGAGTCCCTGAAAGACTCttggcaggaggatcctgaggaggaagaagagcactcgctggaggaggagagtgaagaagatgaagagaaagaggaaggcttggaagcagaagcagttCAGGGGAGCTCTTTTTCCTCTGCTGAAGACCTTGGCCAGAGCCTGTGTCGGGAAG GCCTCTCCGCCCCCCTCCTGTGGCTCCAGAACTGCCTGACTCGTGCAGCAGAAGACCGGGAAGAGGCCG GTTGCTCCCAAGGCGTCCCTTTGGTGCCCCtgacagaagaaaatgaggaagcaATGGAGAACGCACAGTTTCAGCATCTTCTGCGCAAGCTCGGGATGCGGCCCCCCATCTCAGGGCAG GAAACCTTCTGGCGGATTCCAGCCAAGCTGAGCTCCACCCAGCTTCGCAGAATGGCAGCGTCTTTGAATCagcaagaaaaagaggagagggaagaggagcaaGAGCTCCACCCAGGAGTCCCTGGAGAGCAGAGTCCCAGTGAGCACCGAGCCAAGGCCCTGAGGGTCCTCTTGTCAGCCCGGAAGAAGAAAGCAGGCCTGGTGTCCCCAGAAG TTCTGTGTCTTACAGCCACTTCAGAGGAAGAGACCCCTGGGGAGGAAGAACGGAAAATAGTGCCCAGGAAGCGAGAGCTGCTGGACAGTGATGAAGACGACGAGGGGCAGGGGCCAG CAGCAAAGCTGGGAACTCCAGTAATCCACAAGAAGAAACGGTTTCAAATTGAGGATGATGATGAGGACTGA
- the Timeless gene encoding protein timeless homolog isoform X3, whose amino-acid sequence MNCELLATCSALGYLEGDTYHKEPDCLESVKDLIRYLRHEDETRDVRQQLGAAQILQSDLLPILTQHRGDKPLFDAVIRLMVNLTQPALLCFGSVPKDPSVRHHFLQVLTYLQAYKEAFANEKAFGVLSETLYELLQLDWENRQEEDNLLIERILLLVRNILHVPADLEQEKRIDDDASIHDRLLWAIHLSGMDDLLLFLSSSSAEQQWSLHVLEIVSLMFRDQIPEQLAGVGQGRLAQERSTDVAELEVLRQREMAEKRTRALQRSNRHSRFGGSYIVKGLKSIGERDVVFHKGLHNLQNYSSDLGKQPRRVPKRRQAAQELSVHRRSALNVRLFLRDFCSEFLENCYNPLMGAVKDHLLRERAQQHDETYYMWALAFFMAFNRTASFRPGFVSETLSVRTFHFVEQNLTNYYEMMLTDRKDAASWARRMHLALKAYQELLATVNEMDMSPDEAVRESSRIIKNNIFYMMEYRELFLALFRKFDERYHPRSFLRDLVETTHLFLKMLERFCRHRGNLMVQNKRKKRKKKKKVQDQGVASGNVSAGPGELEAMWPALEEQLLRCAQDPELSVDSVVPFDAASEVPVEEQRVDAMVRIQDCLLAGQAPQALALLRSAREVWPEGSVFGSPLISPGEEMQLLRQILTAPLPRQQEPIEGDAEEEEEEEEEEELQVVQVSEKEFNFLDYLKRFACSAIVRAYVLLLRSYRQNSAHTNHCVAKMLHRLAHDLGMEALLFQLSLFCLFNRLLSDPAAGAYKELVTFAKYILGKFFAMAAVNQKAFVELLFWKNTAVVREMTQGYSSLDSGQRAAAWGAEEEAQLQELYLAHKDVEGQDVVETILAHLKTRTRKQVTHHLVRMGLANSVKDFQRKGTRIVLWTEEQELELQRLFEEFRDSDDVLGHIMKNITAKRSRARIVDKLLAMGLVSERRQLYKKRRKKLEPSSMSNGDESLKDSWQEDPEEEEEHSLEEESEEDEEKEEGLEAEAVQGSSFSSAEDLGQSLCREGLSAPLLWLQNCLTRAAEDREEAGCSQGVPLVPLTEENEEAMENAQFQHLLRKLGMRPPISGQETFWRIPAKLSSTQLRRMAASLNQQEKEEREEEQELHPGVPGEQSPSEHRAKALRVLLSARKKKAGLVSPEATSEEETPGEEERKIVPRKRELLDSDEDDEGQGPAAKLGTPVIHKKKRFQIEDDDED is encoded by the exons ATGAACTGTGAACTTCTCGCCACGTGTAGTGCCCTTGGGTACTTGGAAGGGGACACCTATCACAAGGAGCCAGATTGCTTAG AGAGTGTGAAGGATCTGATCCGGTACTTGAGGCATGAGGACGAGACGAGAGACGTGCGCCAGCAGCTGGGGGCCGCACAGATCCTGCAGAGCgacctcctccccatcctcacccAGCACCGCGGCGACAAGCCTCTCTTCGATGCTGTTATCAG GCTGATGGTGAATTTGACTCAGCCAGCCTTGCTCTGTTTTGGCAGCGTGCCTAAGGACCCCAGTGTGCGGCACCATTTCCTGCAGGTTCTAACTTACCTGCAGGCCTACAAAGAG GCCTTTGCCAATGAGAAGGCTTTTGGAGTCCTCAGTGAAACCCTGTATGagctgctgcagctg GACTGGGAGAATCGGCAGGAAGAAGACAACTTGCTGATTGAACGGATCCTGCTTTTGGTCAGAAATATTCTCCATGTCCCAGCTGACCTTGAGCAGGAGAAG AGGATCGATGACGATGCCAGCATCCATGACCGGCTTCTCTGGGCCATCCATCTAAGCGGCATGGATGACTTGCTCCTCTTCCTGTCCAGCTCCTCTGCTGAGCAGCAGTGGAGTCTGCATGTGCTGGAGATTGTTTCCCTCATGTTCCGGGACCAG ATCCCTGAACAGCTAGCGGGAGTAGGGCAGGGACGCTTGGCTCAGGAGCGAAGCACAGATGTGGCGGAACTGGAGGTGCTGCGCCAGCGGGAGATGGCGGAGAAGAGAACTCGAGCCCTCCAGCGAAGCAACAG GCACTCTCGATTTGGGGGCTCCTACATTGTCAAGGGGCTGAAGTCCATTGGGGAGAGGGACGTCGTCTTTCACAAAGGCCTTCACAAT ctccaaaactacagttCAGATCTGGGGAAGCAGCCCCGGAGGGTGCCGAAGCGTcgccaggcggcccaggagctgtCTGTTCATCGCCGCTCTGCCCTCAACGTGAGACTCTTCCTCAGGGACTTCTGCTCTGAGTTCCTGGAGAACTGTTACAACCCACTCATGGGTGCGGTCAAG GATCACCTGCTTCGGGAACGAGCCCAGCAGCACGATGAGACCTACTACATGTGGGCTTTAGCGTTCTTTATGGCCTTCAACCGAACTGCCTCCTTCCGCCCTGGCTTTGTCTCCGAGACCCTCAGTGTCCGTACCTTCCACTTCGTGGAGCAGAACCTCACCAACTACTACGAGATGATGCTGACTGACCGCAAGGATGCCGCGTCCTGGGCACGCCG GATGCATCTGGCTCTAAAGGCCTATCAGGAGCTGCTGGCCACAGTGAATGAGATGGACATGTCCCCAGACGAGGCTGTGAGAGAGAGCAGCCGCATCATCAAAA ACAACATCTTCTATATGATGGAGTATCGAGAGCTCTTTCTGGCGCTCTTCCGGAAATTCGATGAGAGGTACCACCCACGCTCATTCCTTCGTGACCTGGTGGAAACCACACACCTCTTCCTCAAGATGTTGGAGCGCTTCTGTCGGCACCGTGGGAACCTGATGGTGCAG aacaaaaggaaaaagagaaaaaagaaaaagaaggttcaAGACCAAGGCGTTGCTTCTGGTAATGTCTCAGCTGGTCCTGGGGAGCTGGAGGCCATGTGGCCagccctggaagagcagctgctTCGGTGTGCCCAG GATCCTGAGCTCAGTGTCGACTCCGTTGTTCCCTTTGATGCGGCCTCAGAGGTTCCAGTGGAAGAGCAGCGGGTCGATGCCATGGTGAGGATCCAAGACTGCCTTCTGGCTGGCCAGGCCCCACAAGCCCTGGCCCTCCTGCGGTCTGCCCG GGAGGTGTGGCCTGAAGGAAGCGTGTTTGGCTCGCCACTCATTTCCCCAGGGGAAGAAATGCAGTTGCTGAGACAAATCCTGACTGCGCCCCTTCCGA GGCAGCAGGAGCCGATAGAAGGAgatgcagaggaggaagaggaggaggaggaggaagaggagttgcAGGTGGTCCAGGTGTCGGAGAAAGAGTTTAACTTTCTGGACTACCTGAAACG CTTTGCATGCTCAGCCATTGTGCGAGCCTACGTGCTTCTGCTGCGGAGCTACCGGCAGAACAGCGCTCACACCAACCACTGTGTCGCCAAGATGCTGCACCGGCTGGCCCATGACCTGGGGATGGAAGCCCTGCTTTTCCAGCTCTCGTTGTTCTGCCTTTTTAACCGGCTGCTGAGTGACCCGGCTGCTGGAGCCTACAAA GAGCTGGTGACTTTTGCCAAATACATCCTTGGCAAGTTCTTCGCAATGGCTGCAGTCAACCAAAAGGCTTTTGTGGAGCTGCTGTTCTGGAAGAACACTGCGGTGGTtcgagagatgactcagggataTAGCTCCCTGGACAGTGG CCAAAGAGCCGCTGCGTGGGGCGCTGAGGAAGAGGCCCAGCTTCAGGAACTGTACCTCGCCCATAAGGATGTGGAAG GCCAAGATGTGGTGGAAACCATCCTCGCGCATCTGAAAACTCGAACACGCAAGCAGGTCACCCACCATCTGGTGCGGATGGGCCTGGCCAACAGTGTCAAGGACTTCCaaag GAAGGGAACCCGGATTGTCTTGTGGACAGAGGAACAGGAGCTGGAACTGCAGCGGCTCTTCGAGGAGTTCCGGGATTCTGACG ATGTTCTTGGTCATATCATGAAAAACATCACAGCCAAACGTTCTCGGGCTCGAATAGTGGATAAACTGCTGGCCATGGGGTTAGTGTCTGAGCGGCGGCAACTATACAAGAAACGAAGAAAGAAGTTGGAGCCCTCTTCCATG TCAAATGGAGATGAGTCCCTGAAAGACTCttggcaggaggatcctgaggaggaagaagagcactcgctggaggaggagagtgaagaagatgaagagaaagaggaaggcttggaagcagaagcagttCAGGGGAGCTCTTTTTCCTCTGCTGAAGACCTTGGCCAGAGCCTGTGTCGGGAAG GCCTCTCCGCCCCCCTCCTGTGGCTCCAGAACTGCCTGACTCGTGCAGCAGAAGACCGGGAAGAGGCCG GTTGCTCCCAAGGCGTCCCTTTGGTGCCCCtgacagaagaaaatgaggaagcaATGGAGAACGCACAGTTTCAGCATCTTCTGCGCAAGCTCGGGATGCGGCCCCCCATCTCAGGGCAG GAAACCTTCTGGCGGATTCCAGCCAAGCTGAGCTCCACCCAGCTTCGCAGAATGGCAGCGTCTTTGAATCagcaagaaaaagaggagagggaagaggagcaaGAGCTCCACCCAGGAGTCCCTGGAGAGCAGAGTCCCAGTGAGCACCGAGCCAAGGCCCTGAGGGTCCTCTTGTCAGCCCGGAAGAAGAAAGCAGGCCTGGTGTCCCCAGAAG CCACTTCAGAGGAAGAGACCCCTGGGGAGGAAGAACGGAAAATAGTGCCCAGGAAGCGAGAGCTGCTGGACAGTGATGAAGACGACGAGGGGCAGGGGCCAG CAGCAAAGCTGGGAACTCCAGTAATCCACAAGAAGAAACGGTTTCAAATTGAGGATGATGATGAGGACTGA
- the Timeless gene encoding protein timeless homolog isoform X1: MNCELLATCSALGYLEGDTYHKEPDCLESVKDLIRYLRHEDETRDVRQQLGAAQILQSDLLPILTQHRGDKPLFDAVIRLMVNLTQPALLCFGSVPKDPSVRHHFLQVLTYLQAYKEAFANEKAFGVLSETLYELLQLDWENRQEEDNLLIERILLLVRNILHVPADLEQEKRIDDDASIHDRLLWAIHLSGMDDLLLFLSSSSAEQQWSLHVLEIVSLMFRDQIPEQLAGVGQGRLAQERSTDVAELEVLRQREMAEKRTRALQRSNRHSRFGGSYIVKGLKSIGERDVVFHKGLHNLQNYSSDLGKQPRRVPKRRQAAQELSVHRRSALNVRLFLRDFCSEFLENCYNPLMGAVKDHLLRERAQQHDETYYMWALAFFMAFNRTASFRPGFVSETLSVRTFHFVEQNLTNYYEMMLTDRKDAASWARRMHLALKAYQELLATVNEMDMSPDEAVRESSRIIKNNIFYMMEYRELFLALFRKFDERYHPRSFLRDLVETTHLFLKMLERFCRHRGNLMVQNKRKKRKKKKKVQDQGVASGNVSAGPGELEAMWPALEEQLLRCAQDPELSVDSVVPFDAASEVPVEEQRVDAMVRIQDCLLAGQAPQALALLRSAREVWPEGSVFGSPLISPGEEMQLLRQILTAPLPRQQEPIEGDAEEEEEEEEEEELQVVQVSEKEFNFLDYLKRFACSAIVRAYVLLLRSYRQNSAHTNHCVAKMLHRLAHDLGMEALLFQLSLFCLFNRLLSDPAAGAYKELVTFAKYILGKFFAMAAVNQKAFVELLFWKNTAVVREMTQGYSSLDSGQRAAAWGAEEEAQLQELYLAHKDVEGQDVVETILAHLKTRTRKQVTHHLVRMGLANSVKDFQRKGTRIVLWTEEQELELQRLFEEFRDSDDVLGHIMKNITAKRSRARIVDKLLAMGLVSERRQLYKKRRKKLEPSSMSNGDESLKDSWQEDPEEEEEHSLEEESEEDEEKEEGLEAEAVQGSSFSSAEDLGQSLCREGLSAPLLWLQNCLTRAAEDREEAGCSQGVPLVPLTEENEEAMENAQFQHLLRKLGMRPPISGQETFWRIPAKLSSTQLRRMAASLNQQEKEEREEEQELHPGVPGEQSPSEHRAKALRVLLSARKKKAGLVSPEVLCLTATSEEETPGEEERKIVPRKRELLDSDEDDEGQGPAAKLGTPVIHKKKRFQIEDDDED, from the exons ATGAACTGTGAACTTCTCGCCACGTGTAGTGCCCTTGGGTACTTGGAAGGGGACACCTATCACAAGGAGCCAGATTGCTTAG AGAGTGTGAAGGATCTGATCCGGTACTTGAGGCATGAGGACGAGACGAGAGACGTGCGCCAGCAGCTGGGGGCCGCACAGATCCTGCAGAGCgacctcctccccatcctcacccAGCACCGCGGCGACAAGCCTCTCTTCGATGCTGTTATCAG GCTGATGGTGAATTTGACTCAGCCAGCCTTGCTCTGTTTTGGCAGCGTGCCTAAGGACCCCAGTGTGCGGCACCATTTCCTGCAGGTTCTAACTTACCTGCAGGCCTACAAAGAG GCCTTTGCCAATGAGAAGGCTTTTGGAGTCCTCAGTGAAACCCTGTATGagctgctgcagctg GACTGGGAGAATCGGCAGGAAGAAGACAACTTGCTGATTGAACGGATCCTGCTTTTGGTCAGAAATATTCTCCATGTCCCAGCTGACCTTGAGCAGGAGAAG AGGATCGATGACGATGCCAGCATCCATGACCGGCTTCTCTGGGCCATCCATCTAAGCGGCATGGATGACTTGCTCCTCTTCCTGTCCAGCTCCTCTGCTGAGCAGCAGTGGAGTCTGCATGTGCTGGAGATTGTTTCCCTCATGTTCCGGGACCAG ATCCCTGAACAGCTAGCGGGAGTAGGGCAGGGACGCTTGGCTCAGGAGCGAAGCACAGATGTGGCGGAACTGGAGGTGCTGCGCCAGCGGGAGATGGCGGAGAAGAGAACTCGAGCCCTCCAGCGAAGCAACAG GCACTCTCGATTTGGGGGCTCCTACATTGTCAAGGGGCTGAAGTCCATTGGGGAGAGGGACGTCGTCTTTCACAAAGGCCTTCACAAT ctccaaaactacagttCAGATCTGGGGAAGCAGCCCCGGAGGGTGCCGAAGCGTcgccaggcggcccaggagctgtCTGTTCATCGCCGCTCTGCCCTCAACGTGAGACTCTTCCTCAGGGACTTCTGCTCTGAGTTCCTGGAGAACTGTTACAACCCACTCATGGGTGCGGTCAAG GATCACCTGCTTCGGGAACGAGCCCAGCAGCACGATGAGACCTACTACATGTGGGCTTTAGCGTTCTTTATGGCCTTCAACCGAACTGCCTCCTTCCGCCCTGGCTTTGTCTCCGAGACCCTCAGTGTCCGTACCTTCCACTTCGTGGAGCAGAACCTCACCAACTACTACGAGATGATGCTGACTGACCGCAAGGATGCCGCGTCCTGGGCACGCCG GATGCATCTGGCTCTAAAGGCCTATCAGGAGCTGCTGGCCACAGTGAATGAGATGGACATGTCCCCAGACGAGGCTGTGAGAGAGAGCAGCCGCATCATCAAAA ACAACATCTTCTATATGATGGAGTATCGAGAGCTCTTTCTGGCGCTCTTCCGGAAATTCGATGAGAGGTACCACCCACGCTCATTCCTTCGTGACCTGGTGGAAACCACACACCTCTTCCTCAAGATGTTGGAGCGCTTCTGTCGGCACCGTGGGAACCTGATGGTGCAG aacaaaaggaaaaagagaaaaaagaaaaagaaggttcaAGACCAAGGCGTTGCTTCTGGTAATGTCTCAGCTGGTCCTGGGGAGCTGGAGGCCATGTGGCCagccctggaagagcagctgctTCGGTGTGCCCAG GATCCTGAGCTCAGTGTCGACTCCGTTGTTCCCTTTGATGCGGCCTCAGAGGTTCCAGTGGAAGAGCAGCGGGTCGATGCCATGGTGAGGATCCAAGACTGCCTTCTGGCTGGCCAGGCCCCACAAGCCCTGGCCCTCCTGCGGTCTGCCCG GGAGGTGTGGCCTGAAGGAAGCGTGTTTGGCTCGCCACTCATTTCCCCAGGGGAAGAAATGCAGTTGCTGAGACAAATCCTGACTGCGCCCCTTCCGA GGCAGCAGGAGCCGATAGAAGGAgatgcagaggaggaagaggaggaggaggaggaagaggagttgcAGGTGGTCCAGGTGTCGGAGAAAGAGTTTAACTTTCTGGACTACCTGAAACG CTTTGCATGCTCAGCCATTGTGCGAGCCTACGTGCTTCTGCTGCGGAGCTACCGGCAGAACAGCGCTCACACCAACCACTGTGTCGCCAAGATGCTGCACCGGCTGGCCCATGACCTGGGGATGGAAGCCCTGCTTTTCCAGCTCTCGTTGTTCTGCCTTTTTAACCGGCTGCTGAGTGACCCGGCTGCTGGAGCCTACAAA GAGCTGGTGACTTTTGCCAAATACATCCTTGGCAAGTTCTTCGCAATGGCTGCAGTCAACCAAAAGGCTTTTGTGGAGCTGCTGTTCTGGAAGAACACTGCGGTGGTtcgagagatgactcagggataTAGCTCCCTGGACAGTGG CCAAAGAGCCGCTGCGTGGGGCGCTGAGGAAGAGGCCCAGCTTCAGGAACTGTACCTCGCCCATAAGGATGTGGAAG GCCAAGATGTGGTGGAAACCATCCTCGCGCATCTGAAAACTCGAACACGCAAGCAGGTCACCCACCATCTGGTGCGGATGGGCCTGGCCAACAGTGTCAAGGACTTCCaaag GAAGGGAACCCGGATTGTCTTGTGGACAGAGGAACAGGAGCTGGAACTGCAGCGGCTCTTCGAGGAGTTCCGGGATTCTGACG ATGTTCTTGGTCATATCATGAAAAACATCACAGCCAAACGTTCTCGGGCTCGAATAGTGGATAAACTGCTGGCCATGGGGTTAGTGTCTGAGCGGCGGCAACTATACAAGAAACGAAGAAAGAAGTTGGAGCCCTCTTCCATG TCAAATGGAGATGAGTCCCTGAAAGACTCttggcaggaggatcctgaggaggaagaagagcactcgctggaggaggagagtgaagaagatgaagagaaagaggaaggcttggaagcagaagcagttCAGGGGAGCTCTTTTTCCTCTGCTGAAGACCTTGGCCAGAGCCTGTGTCGGGAAG GCCTCTCCGCCCCCCTCCTGTGGCTCCAGAACTGCCTGACTCGTGCAGCAGAAGACCGGGAAGAGGCCG GTTGCTCCCAAGGCGTCCCTTTGGTGCCCCtgacagaagaaaatgaggaagcaATGGAGAACGCACAGTTTCAGCATCTTCTGCGCAAGCTCGGGATGCGGCCCCCCATCTCAGGGCAG GAAACCTTCTGGCGGATTCCAGCCAAGCTGAGCTCCACCCAGCTTCGCAGAATGGCAGCGTCTTTGAATCagcaagaaaaagaggagagggaagaggagcaaGAGCTCCACCCAGGAGTCCCTGGAGAGCAGAGTCCCAGTGAGCACCGAGCCAAGGCCCTGAGGGTCCTCTTGTCAGCCCGGAAGAAGAAAGCAGGCCTGGTGTCCCCAGAAG TTCTGTGTCTTACAGCCACTTCAGAGGAAGAGACCCCTGGGGAGGAAGAACGGAAAATAGTGCCCAGGAAGCGAGAGCTGCTGGACAGTGATGAAGACGACGAGGGGCAGGGGCCAG CAGCAAAGCTGGGAACTCCAGTAATCCACAAGAAGAAACGGTTTCAAATTGAGGATGATGATGAGGACTGA